In Anopheles gambiae chromosome 2, idAnoGambNW_F1_1, whole genome shotgun sequence, a single window of DNA contains:
- the LOC1274982 gene encoding histone H1, with product MADSAATEVPAAAAAAPAATAKSPKKPKAAAGPKKPKQPAAHPPVNEMLLAAVKALNERNGSSLQAIKKYVAANYKADVTKLATFLKKALKTAVANGKLVQTKGTGASGSFKLSAAAKKPAVEKKKKAAAPKKSASAADKKKKTAAKKPAGEKKAAAKKTTKKADGAAAKKPKAAAAKKPKAADGAKKAAKKPAAPKQKSTKPTKAAAAKPKAPKPKKAAAPAKKAAAPKKAAAPKKAAAPKKAAAAKK from the coding sequence ATGGCCGATTCCGCAGCGACCGAAGTCccggctgcagcagctgctgccccAGCCGCCACGGCCAAGTCACCGAAGAAGCCAAAGGCGGCCGCCGGCCCCAAGAAGCCCAAGCAGCCAGCGGCACATCCTCCGGTCAACGAGATGCTGCTGGCCGCCGTCAAGGCACTCAACGAACGCAACGGTTCCTCGCTGCAGGCGATCAAGAAGTACGTGGCGGCCAACTACAAGGCTGACGTGACCAAGCTGGCCACCTTCTTGAAAAAGGCCCTCAAGACTGCCGTCGCCAACGGCAAGCTGGTCCAGACCAAGGGAACCGGTGCGTCGGGCTCATTCAAGCTCTCGGCCGCAGCCAAGAAGCCAGCggtggagaagaagaagaaggcagCGGCCCCCAAGAAGTCGGCCTCTGCCGcggacaagaagaagaagaccgcAGCCAAGAAGCCCGCCGGAGAGAAGAAGGCCGCCGCCAAGAAGACCACCAAGAAGGCTGACGGTGCCGCCGCCAAGAAACCGAAGGCCGCCGCAGCTAAGAAACCCAAGGCCGCCGACGGAGCGAAGAAAGCCGCCAAGAAACCGGCAGCCCCGAAGCAGAAATCCACCAAGCCAACCAAGGCCGCGGCTGCCAAGCCAAAAGCACCGAAACCAAAGAAGGCAGCAGCTCCCGCCAAGAAGGCCGCCGCTCCCAAGAAGGCTGCCGCACCCAAGAAAGCCGCTGCCCCCAAAAAGGCAGCTGCAGCCAAGAAGTAA